The Ranitomeya imitator isolate aRanImi1 chromosome 3, aRanImi1.pri, whole genome shotgun sequence genome has a window encoding:
- the LOC138670544 gene encoding uncharacterized protein, whose protein sequence is MAEQVTVLSGGLSTELEAAGLLTQGDPLWSARLLHTNPQAIKTVHTDFLKSGADVLSTASYQASIEGFAQHLGLNFDEAANLFTVAVRLAKEAAEDFTMQSSEKRQILIAGSIGPYGAFLHDGSEYTGSYAQDMSIGELKDWHRMQMQCLAAAGIELFAFETIPSQKEAEALVQLLREFPNSKAWLSYSCQSPTTTSFGDRFDEAVNIAAESNQMVAIGVNCCSPAFVSPLLTSANSKRGRKINWIVYPNSGEKWDRNLGWQGSNTDKPLSAYALEWVQLGARWIGGCCRTTPTDISSVRDILRTNNL, encoded by the exons ATGGCCGAGCAGGTCACAGTACTGAGTGGAGGCTTATCTACTGAACTGGAAGCTGCTGGTCTCCTCACACAG GGCGATCCGCTGTGGAGCGCGAGACTTCTGCACACCAACCCTCAGGCGATAAAGACTGTTCACACCGA ctttcTGAAAAGCGGCGCGGATGTACTGAGCACAGCATCCTATCAGGCCAGTATAGAAGGCTTTGCACAGCATCTCGGGCTGAACTTTGATGAAGCAGCAAACCTTTTTACAGTCGCAGTGCGTCTGGCAAAAGAGGCTGCAGAAGATTTCACAATGCAGTCCTCAG AAAAAAGGCAAATTCTAATTGCTGGATCTATAGGCCCATATGGAGCATTCCTCCACGACGGCTCGGAGTACACAGGAAGTTATGCACAAGACATGAGTATTGGG GAGCTAAAGGATTGGCATCGGATGCAGATGCAGTGTCTGGCAGCTGCCGGGATTGAGCTCTTTGCTTTCGAGACAATACCGAGTCAGAAGGAGGCAGAAGCCCTGGTGCAGCTTCTGAGAGAGTTCCCAAACAGTAAAGCTTGGCTTTCCTACTCTTGTCAG AGCCCGACAACGACGAGCTTCGGAGACAGGTTTGATGAAGCAGTGAATATCGCGGCAGAATCGAACCAGATGGTGGCTATAGGGGTGAATTGCTGTTCACCTGCTTTTGTTAGTCCCCTCCTAACATCTGCCAACAGCAAGCGGGGGCGAAAGATTAATTGGATTGTTTATCCCAATAGTGGAGAGAAATGGGACCGCAACCTGGG CTGGCAAGGTTCCAATACAGATAAGCCGCTCTCTGCGTATGCTCTAGAATGGGTTCAGTTGGGTGCAAGATGGATTG GAGGCTGCTGTCGGACTACCCCAACTGATATTTCCAGTGTACGAGATATTTTGCGGACAAATAATTTATGA